One Catalinimonas alkaloidigena DNA window includes the following coding sequences:
- the polA gene encoding DNA polymerase I, with amino-acid sequence MSQPPKLFLLDAMALIYRAHFAFSKSPRVNSKGLNTGAVFGFTNALLEILEKERPTHIGVAFESSTPTFRHEQFEAYKAQRDAQPEDISAGMPYIKKIIQGFDIPILKVDGFEADDVIGTLAHKAAQEGFEVYMMTPDKDYSQLVQKGVYLYKPSYMGKGVEIWGVPEVLARWNIERVEQVTDILGLQGDAVDNIPGIPGVGEKTAIKLIGEYGSVENIIANAGELKGKLKERVTEFADQAILSKQLATIDIDVPIAFQADAFCCSELNRDALAEVFEELEFRSLARRVLGVVAPDPPTKTRKKGKSAGQMDLFSASSAAEVDVAEEDGPDTLQLTGRDTIESVRHHYYLMDTPELRRTLVEHLKKQKEFCFDTETSGIDPIDAELVGMSFSWHPREAYYVPLPADQAEARAIADEFREVLEDERILKIGQNLKFDITVLNCYSIDVKGPLFDTMLAHYLLEPEMRHNMDVLAENYLNYQPVSIESLIGKRGKDQKTMREVPVKEVVEYAGEDADVTLQLKTVFAPRLKEQGYEKLMYEVECPLVPVLSDMEAAGVKIDPNALAELSQLLSENAAQIEKRIYEEAGETFNIGSPKQLGEILFDKLKIADKPKKTKSGQYATNEKVLSSFVSEHAIVRDILDYRELQKLRSTYVDALPQLIHTSTGRVHTSFNQAVTATGRLSSTNPNLQNIPIRTEQGREIRKAFVPRDQDHVIFAADYSQIELRIMADFSGDESMIEAFRKGLDIHTNTAAKVYGVALDEVTPEMRRNAKTVNFAIIYGVSAFGLAQRLYLSRQEASDIIKSYFKEFAAVKAYMDSAIEKARQDEYVSTLLGRRRYLPDINSRNQTMRGFAERNAINAPIQGTAADMIKIAMIRIHDWMKKEKLQSRMILQVHDELVFDAHRDEIDVLKTHVTEFMKNALPLSVPMEIGVGVGDNWLEAH; translated from the coding sequence ATGAGTCAACCTCCCAAATTATTCCTGTTGGATGCGATGGCGCTGATCTATCGTGCGCATTTCGCCTTCAGCAAATCACCCCGTGTCAACTCCAAAGGCCTGAACACCGGGGCCGTTTTCGGCTTTACCAATGCCTTGCTCGAAATCCTGGAAAAAGAGCGCCCGACCCACATCGGGGTGGCGTTCGAAAGTTCGACCCCGACCTTCCGCCACGAGCAGTTCGAGGCGTACAAAGCGCAGCGCGATGCACAGCCCGAAGACATTTCGGCCGGGATGCCCTACATCAAAAAGATCATCCAGGGATTCGACATTCCCATCCTGAAAGTAGACGGATTCGAGGCCGACGACGTGATTGGCACCCTGGCGCACAAGGCCGCGCAGGAAGGGTTCGAAGTCTACATGATGACCCCCGACAAAGACTACAGCCAGTTGGTGCAGAAGGGCGTCTACCTCTACAAGCCTTCGTACATGGGCAAAGGCGTGGAAATTTGGGGCGTACCCGAGGTGCTGGCGCGGTGGAATATCGAGCGCGTTGAGCAGGTAACCGACATTCTGGGGTTGCAGGGCGATGCGGTCGACAACATTCCGGGGATTCCGGGGGTGGGCGAGAAGACCGCCATCAAGCTCATCGGCGAATACGGCTCGGTCGAGAACATCATCGCCAACGCCGGCGAACTGAAAGGGAAGCTGAAAGAGCGCGTCACCGAATTTGCCGACCAGGCCATTTTGTCGAAACAGTTGGCAACGATCGACATCGACGTACCGATCGCGTTTCAGGCCGATGCGTTCTGCTGTTCGGAGCTGAACCGTGACGCGTTGGCCGAAGTGTTTGAAGAACTGGAGTTCCGCTCGCTGGCACGTCGGGTGCTGGGAGTGGTCGCGCCCGATCCGCCGACCAAAACCCGAAAAAAAGGAAAAAGCGCCGGACAGATGGATCTGTTCTCGGCGTCTTCGGCGGCGGAGGTTGACGTGGCCGAAGAAGACGGCCCCGACACCCTACAACTCACCGGCCGCGACACCATCGAGTCGGTGCGGCACCATTATTACCTGATGGACACGCCCGAACTGCGGCGTACGCTGGTCGAGCACCTGAAAAAACAGAAAGAGTTTTGCTTCGATACCGAAACGTCCGGCATCGATCCGATTGATGCCGAACTGGTGGGGATGTCGTTCTCGTGGCACCCGCGCGAGGCCTACTACGTGCCGCTTCCGGCCGACCAGGCCGAAGCCCGGGCCATTGCCGACGAGTTTCGGGAAGTACTGGAAGACGAACGCATCCTGAAAATCGGGCAGAATTTAAAATTCGACATTACGGTGCTGAACTGTTACAGCATCGACGTGAAAGGCCCGCTGTTCGATACCATGCTGGCCCACTACCTGCTGGAACCCGAAATGCGGCACAACATGGACGTGCTGGCCGAAAATTACCTGAACTACCAACCCGTTTCGATCGAATCGCTGATCGGGAAGCGTGGGAAGGACCAGAAGACGATGCGCGAAGTGCCGGTGAAAGAGGTGGTGGAGTACGCCGGAGAAGATGCCGACGTCACGCTGCAACTCAAAACGGTGTTTGCGCCCCGGCTCAAAGAACAAGGCTACGAAAAGCTGATGTACGAAGTGGAGTGCCCGCTCGTACCGGTGCTGTCCGACATGGAGGCGGCGGGGGTGAAGATCGACCCGAATGCGCTGGCCGAACTTTCGCAACTGCTGAGCGAAAACGCCGCCCAGATCGAAAAACGCATTTACGAAGAAGCCGGCGAGACGTTCAACATCGGGTCGCCCAAACAACTCGGCGAAATTTTGTTCGACAAGCTCAAAATTGCCGATAAGCCCAAAAAAACCAAGTCGGGGCAGTACGCCACCAACGAAAAGGTGCTTTCGTCGTTTGTGTCCGAGCACGCCATTGTGCGCGACATCCTCGACTACCGGGAGTTGCAGAAACTCCGTTCGACCTACGTGGATGCGTTGCCGCAACTAATTCATACCAGCACGGGGCGGGTGCACACGTCGTTCAACCAGGCGGTCACGGCCACGGGGCGTCTGTCGTCGACCAACCCGAACCTGCAAAACATCCCGATCCGGACGGAACAGGGCCGCGAAATCCGCAAGGCGTTTGTGCCCCGCGACCAGGACCACGTCATCTTCGCGGCCGACTATTCTCAGATCGAACTTCGGATTATGGCCGACTTCAGTGGCGACGAAAGCATGATCGAGGCGTTTCGCAAGGGGCTGGACATCCACACCAACACCGCCGCCAAAGTCTACGGCGTAGCGCTCGACGAAGTAACGCCTGAAATGCGGCGCAACGCGAAGACGGTCAACTTTGCCATCATCTACGGAGTGTCGGCCTTCGGACTGGCACAGCGGCTGTACCTGTCGCGGCAGGAGGCCAGCGACATTATCAAATCGTACTTCAAGGAATTTGCGGCGGTGAAAGCCTACATGGACAGCGCCATCGAAAAGGCGCGGCAGGACGAATACGTTTCGACGCTGTTGGGCCGCCGGCGCTACCTGCCCGACATCAACTCCCGTAACCAGACCATGCGCGGCTTCGCCGAGCGCAACGCCATCAACGCCCCCATTCAGGGAACGGCCGCCGACATGATCAAGATCGCCATGATCCGCATTCACGACTGGATGAAGAAAGAAAAGCTACAGTCGCGGATGATCCTCCAGGTACACGACGAACTGGTGTTCGATGCGCACCGCGACGAGATCGACGTCCTGAAAACCCATGTGACGGAGTTCATGAAAAACGCGCTGCCCCTGTCCGTCCCGATGGAAATCGGCGTGGGTGTGGGCGACAACTGGCTGGAAGCCCATTAA
- a CDS encoding MerR family transcriptional regulator: MGTYSIRDLEHLSGIKAHTLRIWEQRYNIIRPKRTDTNIRYYDAEDLKLVLNISVLNGHGYKISKIAQMSPEAMQQEVLQLARQATGYIDQVQSLTISMIDLDEDRFERIMSTNILQFGFEKTMLNVVYPFLHKIGVLWQTGAINPAHEHFITNLIRQKLIVAIDAQVVPRQGPVKTFVLFLPEGELHELSLLFANYLIRSRHHRVVYLGQSLPFDDLVGACRMHEPDFLFSIITTLPDADGIQRYVTRLGEAFPQTKVLLTGYQVLAQPLDLPANVQLLSQIDELIRMLENKPL; encoded by the coding sequence GTGGGGACGTATTCGATTCGCGATCTGGAGCACCTGTCGGGCATCAAAGCCCACACGCTGCGGATCTGGGAGCAGCGATACAACATCATCCGTCCCAAACGGACGGATACCAACATTCGCTATTACGATGCCGAGGACCTGAAACTGGTACTGAACATCTCGGTCTTGAACGGCCACGGCTACAAGATCTCGAAGATCGCACAGATGTCGCCGGAGGCTATGCAACAGGAAGTGCTGCAACTGGCGCGGCAGGCAACAGGCTACATCGACCAGGTACAGTCGCTGACCATCAGCATGATCGACCTGGACGAAGACCGCTTCGAGCGCATCATGTCGACCAACATCCTGCAGTTCGGGTTTGAAAAAACGATGCTCAACGTCGTCTATCCCTTTCTGCACAAAATCGGCGTCCTCTGGCAGACGGGGGCCATCAATCCCGCTCACGAGCATTTCATCACCAACCTGATTCGCCAGAAGCTCATCGTCGCGATCGACGCACAGGTGGTGCCGCGCCAGGGGCCGGTCAAAACCTTCGTGCTGTTTTTGCCCGAGGGCGAGTTGCACGAGCTCAGTCTGTTGTTTGCCAATTACCTGATTCGCTCCCGGCACCACCGCGTGGTTTATCTGGGGCAGAGTCTGCCGTTCGACGATCTGGTCGGCGCTTGCCGGATGCACGAGCCCGACTTCCTGTTTTCCATCATCACCACCCTGCCCGATGCCGACGGCATTCAGCGGTACGTCACGCGCCTCGGCGAAGCGTTTCCGCAGACGAAAGTGCTGCTGACCGGCTATCAGGTACTGGCGCAACCGCTCGACCTGCCCGCCAACGTGCAGCTCCTGTCGCAGATCGACGAACTGATCCGAATGCTCGAAAACAAACCGCTGTAA
- a CDS encoding sterol desaturase family protein — protein sequence MWLAFVTVLLSFGLMEVASWAIHKYVMHGPLWFIHKTHHGAGHHWLELNDVFTIFFGGVAVVLMILGAATLDVRFWIGIGISLYGLVYFLVHDLFIHRRMNVFGRSGNRFLNRLYRAHQIHHRSRDRDRSKAFGLLWVNDSVFDEEPPRSARRP from the coding sequence ATGTGGCTTGCTTTTGTTACCGTACTCCTCAGCTTTGGTCTGATGGAAGTGGCCTCGTGGGCCATTCATAAATACGTGATGCATGGACCGTTGTGGTTCATTCATAAGACGCATCACGGTGCCGGTCATCACTGGCTGGAACTGAACGACGTGTTCACGATTTTCTTCGGTGGTGTGGCGGTGGTGCTGATGATCCTGGGAGCAGCCACCTTGGACGTGCGCTTCTGGATTGGGATTGGCATTTCGCTCTACGGTCTCGTCTATTTTCTGGTGCACGACTTGTTTATCCACCGTCGCATGAACGTGTTCGGACGCTCGGGGAACCGTTTCCTGAACCGTCTGTACCGTGCTCATCAAATTCACCATCGTTCGCGCGACCGCGACCGCAGCAAAGCCTTCGGACTGCTTTGGGTGAACGATAGCGTTTTTGACGAGGAGCCGCCCCGGTCGGCCCGAAGACCTTAA
- a CDS encoding carotenoid biosynthesis protein, producing the protein MTTSNPQKTLSGLYGGAVALLMATHMAGLIGMQVAWSRPWFLLLTPLNLLLTAGLLIAFQPERNAAFVRFTALTVFVGFVAELIGVQTGWLFGAYAYGATLGPKLWGVPFVIGINWFVLVYSIGVWLSSYNWPRWRLVLVGSVLMVLLDVLIEPVAIRFDFWAWHEGAVPWRNYGGWFLVSVLLFGVFTGSAFRKQNPLARVVVAVQAAFFLGHALLAWV; encoded by the coding sequence TTGACTACATCAAATCCTCAGAAAACACTCTCTGGTCTGTATGGCGGGGCCGTAGCGCTCCTCATGGCCACGCACATGGCTGGCCTGATCGGCATGCAGGTGGCTTGGTCACGTCCGTGGTTCCTGCTGCTGACACCGCTGAACCTGCTGCTGACGGCCGGGCTGCTCATCGCCTTTCAGCCGGAACGCAACGCGGCATTTGTACGCTTTACGGCGCTGACGGTGTTCGTCGGTTTTGTGGCCGAACTGATTGGGGTGCAAACGGGCTGGCTGTTTGGGGCGTATGCCTACGGGGCTACGCTGGGACCTAAACTGTGGGGCGTGCCGTTCGTCATTGGTATCAATTGGTTCGTGTTGGTGTACAGCATCGGCGTCTGGCTGTCGTCGTACAACTGGCCCCGGTGGCGGCTGGTGCTGGTCGGGAGTGTACTCATGGTGCTGCTCGACGTGCTAATCGAGCCGGTCGCCATTCGGTTCGATTTCTGGGCCTGGCACGAAGGAGCTGTCCCCTGGCGCAATTACGGCGGCTGGTTTCTCGTTTCTGTGCTGCTGTTCGGGGTGTTTACGGGTAGCGCCTTCCGAAAACAGAATCCGCTGGCGCGCGTGGTGGTGGCCGTACAGGCGGCTTTCTTCCTGGGGCATGCGTTGCTGGCGTGGGTGTGA
- a CDS encoding DUF4286 family protein produces the protein MILYNVTYNVDESIEQEWLAWLKASYLPAVLSTGLFHDSAVYLLHGAYASEGVTYSVQLFAESFDKVNVFEQLYAARFQQEHEAHFGGQFVQFQTLMERK, from the coding sequence ATGATTCTTTACAACGTTACGTATAATGTCGACGAAAGCATAGAACAAGAGTGGCTGGCGTGGCTCAAGGCCTCTTACCTGCCGGCGGTTCTGTCCACGGGTCTGTTCCACGACTCGGCCGTCTACCTGCTGCACGGCGCCTACGCAAGCGAAGGGGTGACGTACAGCGTACAGCTCTTTGCCGAAAGCTTCGATAAGGTCAACGTGTTTGAGCAACTGTACGCCGCCCGCTTTCAACAGGAACACGAAGCCCATTTTGGCGGGCAGTTTGTGCAGTTCCAGACCCTGATGGAACGCAAGTAG
- a CDS encoding sugar phosphate nucleotidyltransferase → MKAIIPVAGIGVRLRPHTHTQPKALLPVAGKAILAHIIDSLHSRGITQFVIIIGYLGDKIEEYVRTRYPHLHLEFVTQEPRLGSAHALWVAREAMQNEKEILIQLGDTIVGFDLEKMLTTPGTVLGVKKVERPGLFGVAEQDEDEVVTRLVEKPRIPKSNLALVGVYKIASAERLLQAIAYLIDNDIRTQGEYHLTDALMRLVEAGERMTTQTVDNWFDCGRKEKLLEANAILLNRRGPETETLPSFPNTILIPPVSIGENCQISNSIIGPNVAIADHTVVHRSIIRDTIVGHYSELVHTVLHHSIIGNDTSLKGLSQSLNIGDDTEIDFSL, encoded by the coding sequence ATGAAAGCAATCATCCCCGTGGCCGGCATCGGCGTACGGCTTCGCCCTCATACCCACACCCAACCGAAAGCGCTGTTGCCGGTCGCCGGAAAAGCCATTCTGGCGCACATCATCGACAGCCTGCACAGCCGGGGCATCACGCAGTTTGTGATCATCATCGGGTACCTGGGCGACAAGATCGAAGAATACGTACGGACGCGCTATCCTCATCTGCACCTGGAGTTTGTGACCCAGGAGCCACGTCTGGGGTCGGCGCATGCGCTGTGGGTAGCCCGCGAGGCCATGCAGAACGAAAAAGAGATTCTGATTCAGTTGGGCGATACCATCGTGGGGTTCGATCTGGAAAAGATGCTGACTACCCCTGGCACCGTTCTGGGCGTGAAGAAAGTGGAGCGACCCGGTTTGTTCGGCGTGGCCGAACAGGACGAAGACGAGGTAGTCACGCGGCTGGTCGAAAAACCCCGCATTCCAAAGTCGAATCTGGCGTTGGTCGGGGTTTATAAGATTGCATCGGCAGAGCGGCTATTGCAGGCCATTGCGTACTTGATTGACAACGACATTCGTACGCAGGGCGAGTACCACCTGACCGACGCGCTGATGCGTCTGGTGGAAGCGGGCGAACGGATGACCACCCAGACGGTCGATAACTGGTTCGACTGCGGGCGGAAGGAAAAGTTGCTGGAAGCCAATGCCATTTTGCTGAACCGGAGAGGACCGGAGACCGAAACGCTACCTTCGTTTCCGAATACCATCCTGATTCCACCGGTGAGCATCGGGGAAAACTGCCAGATCAGCAACTCGATCATCGGGCCGAACGTGGCCATCGCCGACCATACCGTCGTCCATCGGTCGATCATCCGCGATACCATCGTGGGGCACTACAGCGAGTTGGTCCACACCGTGTTGCACCATTCCATCATCGGGAACGATACTTCGCTGAAGGGACTCAGCCAGAGCCTCAACATCGGCGACGACACGGAGATCGACTTCAGTTTGTGA
- a CDS encoding M1 family metallopeptidase, which translates to MSWFTSAPWYGLVIGCLVGSAAQATEAPERTWQQEANYRISATLDDQKHLLTAEATIEYVNHSPQTLMFLWIEVWPNAYQGRTTPFASQQLALGRQEFWYARPEELGWMEALDFRVGEQPLKWEYEPRHPDLVKVNLATPLKPGERVVLQTPFRVVLPGDFSRMGHRDQAYQLTDWYPQVAAYDAQGWHQRSYLEQDNRYAEFGSADVTLTLPKNYVVAATGRLTSEEEWAWLLARSTQKLRTDRFPLEDESPVSAGATKTIRFVSDHTHGFAWVADKRFNVRHGEVTLPSGQKVDTWAMFTNRRAFAWENALDEAAQMLTTYSVGNGAYAYPSLAMVELPLRRSGTINYPGLVGIPAATREAAVTTALAHQVARQWYGGMIGLDGHTSPWLVDGLAAAAQDRYLAERHPNQTLNDLAPQPWGALSGLNAFPQARRHEIDYLAAARGGTEQTLQTNAAGYLPGNYQAFAEAKAALAFRYARQYLGNEKYDALMRQYTTAWQFRHPKPADVQALFEEQTGETWDWLFRDLLQTDKKLDYAVRRSSVSEKTATLYVENVGSIAGPITVSAVRGGKVVQTKWYPGFTGVQKIELANEGWEHLVIDPEHHMPEYNRQNNTIELVTDRRVEPIRVRLLPTLEDNRYTQLFITPVGGYNATDKVMLGAAFYNSILPRKPLRYLVMPMWSSGQRGLTGSFQVAGEVPSITTLGRIDAALRTDIYAGYIRTQPHVRLAFGDGLDLQQPQKELSLRLVNMRFGLQQLPAYQDGAPIPGQSWQRYNVLTTTYRIHQQNALERWELRGELQNKGADFALLSATAEWNFHYRRKSQVRLRGFAGGFLLARNLTNGFRLGMSGSTDYLGDQILLDRRGVTETVPAFLRQRIDDQGGFRGLTSAYSRKGLVALNGAVDVPYLPISVFGDVGYTPDGGGLLTGTGLSLRLLPEILTIDVPLAGSSYADRFPTGIDDVTKQIRFTLHLKQLTPSTMLRRALTL; encoded by the coding sequence ATGAGTTGGTTTACCTCCGCCCCGTGGTACGGTCTGGTGATCGGTTGTTTGGTAGGAAGTGCAGCGCAGGCCACCGAGGCGCCCGAGCGTACCTGGCAACAGGAAGCGAATTACCGGATCAGCGCGACGCTCGACGATCAAAAGCATCTCCTCACCGCCGAGGCGACCATCGAATACGTGAACCATTCGCCGCAGACGCTTATGTTTCTGTGGATAGAAGTCTGGCCGAACGCCTACCAGGGGCGAACCACGCCTTTTGCCAGCCAGCAACTGGCCCTCGGTCGGCAGGAGTTCTGGTACGCCCGCCCCGAAGAACTGGGATGGATGGAGGCGCTGGATTTCCGTGTGGGAGAACAGCCCCTGAAGTGGGAATACGAACCCCGTCATCCCGATCTGGTCAAGGTAAACCTGGCCACTCCGCTGAAACCCGGCGAGCGCGTCGTGCTCCAGACCCCCTTCCGGGTGGTGCTGCCCGGTGATTTTTCGCGGATGGGCCATCGCGACCAGGCCTATCAGCTGACCGATTGGTATCCGCAGGTGGCTGCCTACGATGCGCAGGGGTGGCACCAGCGCTCGTACCTGGAGCAAGACAACCGCTATGCGGAATTTGGTTCGGCCGACGTCACATTGACCTTGCCCAAAAACTACGTGGTTGCTGCCACGGGGCGTCTGACCAGCGAGGAAGAGTGGGCGTGGTTGTTGGCGCGTTCCACGCAGAAACTACGCACAGACCGGTTCCCGCTGGAAGACGAATCGCCCGTTTCTGCCGGTGCCACCAAAACCATTCGATTCGTCAGCGATCATACCCATGGTTTTGCGTGGGTAGCCGATAAACGCTTCAACGTGCGGCACGGCGAAGTCACTTTGCCATCCGGGCAGAAGGTAGACACGTGGGCTATGTTTACGAACCGGCGGGCGTTTGCCTGGGAGAATGCTCTCGACGAAGCCGCACAGATGCTGACGACTTACTCGGTCGGGAACGGTGCATACGCTTATCCTTCGCTAGCGATGGTCGAGTTGCCCCTACGCCGAAGTGGAACCATCAACTATCCGGGTCTGGTGGGCATTCCGGCCGCCACCCGAGAAGCCGCTGTTACGACCGCGCTGGCGCATCAGGTCGCCCGGCAATGGTACGGCGGCATGATCGGGCTTGACGGACACACTTCGCCCTGGCTGGTCGATGGACTGGCCGCGGCCGCGCAGGATCGCTACCTCGCCGAGCGGCATCCGAACCAGACCTTGAACGACCTTGCGCCGCAACCGTGGGGCGCTCTGAGTGGGCTGAACGCCTTTCCGCAGGCACGTCGCCACGAGATCGACTACCTCGCGGCTGCGCGTGGCGGTACCGAACAAACGTTACAGACGAATGCTGCCGGTTACCTCCCCGGCAATTACCAGGCCTTTGCCGAAGCAAAAGCCGCCCTGGCGTTTCGCTACGCCCGCCAGTACCTGGGAAACGAAAAGTACGATGCACTGATGCGTCAGTACACAACCGCGTGGCAGTTCCGCCATCCGAAACCAGCCGATGTACAGGCGTTGTTCGAAGAACAGACGGGTGAGACCTGGGATTGGCTGTTTCGCGATCTGTTGCAGACCGATAAAAAACTGGACTACGCCGTGCGCCGTTCGTCCGTGAGCGAGAAGACGGCAACGCTTTATGTAGAAAACGTAGGAAGCATCGCGGGGCCCATCACCGTTTCGGCCGTGCGGGGCGGCAAGGTCGTCCAGACAAAATGGTATCCGGGTTTTACGGGCGTACAAAAAATTGAACTGGCGAACGAAGGGTGGGAGCATCTGGTGATTGACCCTGAGCATCACATGCCCGAGTACAACCGGCAGAACAATACGATCGAGCTGGTTACCGACCGGCGCGTGGAACCCATCCGGGTGCGCCTGTTGCCCACGCTGGAAGACAACCGCTACACGCAACTGTTTATCACCCCCGTAGGGGGCTACAACGCCACCGACAAGGTCATGCTCGGTGCCGCCTTTTACAACAGCATCTTGCCCCGGAAGCCCCTCCGCTACTTGGTAATGCCGATGTGGAGTTCAGGGCAGCGGGGACTGACCGGCTCGTTCCAGGTAGCGGGCGAGGTTCCTTCCATCACCACGTTAGGGCGGATCGATGCGGCTCTCCGGACCGACATTTACGCGGGCTACATTCGCACTCAGCCGCACGTGCGGTTGGCGTTTGGCGATGGATTGGACCTGCAGCAGCCGCAGAAGGAACTGAGCCTGCGCCTGGTGAACATGCGCTTCGGGTTGCAGCAACTGCCCGCCTATCAGGACGGTGCGCCGATTCCGGGCCAGAGCTGGCAACGCTACAACGTCCTGACCACGACTTACCGGATACACCAGCAGAACGCCCTGGAACGGTGGGAGCTGCGCGGGGAGCTGCAGAACAAAGGCGCTGACTTCGCGTTGCTTTCGGCCACCGCCGAGTGGAACTTTCACTACCGGCGGAAAAGCCAGGTGCGCCTGCGCGGCTTTGCCGGAGGCTTCCTGTTGGCACGAAACCTGACCAATGGCTTCCGACTGGGCATGAGCGGCAGTACTGACTACCTGGGGGACCAGATTCTGCTGGACCGCCGCGGTGTTACCGAAACCGTCCCGGCATTTCTGCGCCAGCGTATCGACGACCAGGGGGGATTCCGGGGACTGACTTCCGCGTATTCCCGCAAAGGATTGGTGGCACTGAACGGCGCTGTCGATGTGCCTTACCTGCCGATTAGTGTCTTTGGCGACGTGGGTTACACCCCCGACGGCGGCGGTTTGCTGACCGGCACGGGCTTGTCGCTGCGTCTTCTGCCCGAGATCCTGACGATCGATGTACCGCTGGCCGGTAGCAGTTACGCCGATCGGTTCCCGACAGGCATCGATGACGTGACCAAACAAATCCGGTTTACACTTCACCTGAAGCAACTGACACCGTCCACGATGCTGCGCCGTGCCCTGACGCTGTAA